One window of Futiania mangrovi genomic DNA carries:
- a CDS encoding universal stress protein, with protein MFNRILVPVDLDEQATIGNAVQAGGDLARQHGAELRLLTVLPVIPASVSLYMPEDVLTKRMDEAKASLSTLAKEAGGDLKVTTVVRKGTVYDEVIREAETADCDLIVMTSHRPEMSTYLLGSNAARIVRHSNCSVLVLRPKG; from the coding sequence ATGTTCAACCGGATCCTGGTTCCCGTCGATCTCGACGAGCAGGCCACCATCGGAAACGCGGTTCAGGCGGGCGGCGATCTTGCCAGGCAGCACGGGGCGGAACTTCGTCTGCTCACGGTGTTGCCAGTGATCCCGGCCAGCGTGTCGCTCTACATGCCGGAAGACGTGTTGACCAAGCGGATGGACGAAGCGAAGGCATCGCTCTCGACCCTCGCCAAGGAGGCAGGCGGCGACCTGAAGGTCACCACCGTCGTGCGCAAGGGCACCGTCTATGACGAGGTGATCCGCGAGGCGGAGACCGCCGATTGCGACCTGATCGTCATGACCTCGCACCGGCCGGAGATGAGTACCTATCTGCTCGGCTCGAACGCCGCCCGCATCGTGCGGCATTCGAACTGCTCGGTCCTCGTTCTCCGGCCGAAGGGCTGA